A genomic window from Candidatus Melainabacteria bacterium includes:
- the surE gene encoding 5'/3'-nucleotidase SurE, producing the protein MQILISNDDGIHSSGIKALAEGLVQSNEVYVVAPDRERSATGHSLTLHRPLRLDEESHLVGVKAAYSTDGTPSDCVKIAIGAILKDPPGVVLSGINHGPNMGSDVLYSGTVSAAMEGAIYNIPSIAISLAEHKPQDFTPSVKFIVELLKKIKEIKFPERTLLNVNIPPLPLSEIAGIEITELGVRPYNDYFVKRVDPRGRTYYWLAGEAIEENELPGTDVFAVKNNQISITPVTIHMTNKKMLPELKDWIKDIKL; encoded by the coding sequence ATGCAAATCTTAATTTCTAATGATGATGGAATTCATTCTAGTGGTATTAAAGCTCTTGCTGAAGGTCTTGTTCAAAGTAATGAGGTGTATGTAGTTGCACCTGATCGCGAAAGAAGTGCAACAGGTCATTCACTAACTTTACATAGACCACTTAGATTAGATGAAGAAAGTCATCTAGTAGGAGTAAAAGCTGCATATTCAACAGATGGAACTCCTAGCGATTGTGTAAAAATTGCAATCGGAGCAATTTTAAAAGATCCACCTGGAGTAGTTTTATCAGGTATTAATCATGGTCCAAATATGGGCTCAGATGTACTTTATTCAGGAACAGTTAGTGCAGCAATGGAAGGTGCTATTTACAATATTCCTAGCATTGCTATTAGTTTAGCTGAACATAAACCACAAGATTTTACTCCTAGCGTAAAGTTTATAGTTGAGTTACTTAAAAAAATAAAAGAAATAAAATTCCCTGAACGAACTTTGTTAAATGTAAACATACCGCCTTTGCCACTTTCAGAAATAGCAGGTATTGAAATAACAGAATTAGGAGTAAGACCTTACAATGATTATTTTGTAAAAAGAGTTGATCCTAGAGGAAGAACTTATTACTGGCTTGCCGGAGAAGCAATTGAAGAAAATGAACTTCCAGGAACTGATGTCTTTGCAGTAAAAAACAATCAGATTTCAATAACACCAGTTACTATTCACATGACAAATAAAAAGATGTTACCAGAGTTGAAAGACTGGATAAAAGATATTAAACTGTAA